ctatcacaaggacaaaaaaccaaacaccgcatattctcactcataggtgggaattgagcaatgagaacacatggacacaggaaggggaacatcacacactgggacctgttgtggggtgggaggaggggggagggatagcattatacctaatgttaaatgatgagttaatgggtgcagcacaccaacatggcacaggtatacatatgtaacaaacctgcaagttgtgcacatgtaccctaaaacttaaagtataataatgaaaagaaaagattttactCTTCCACTTGGCTTGGCCTTTGTTGTAAACACAATTCTCTTCCCTGTCCCTGTTATTGCTGCATTCTGGAAGCTGGATTTGGGTGAGCACCAGGTGGAAGACTCAATGGATTTGATGATCTATAAAGCAAGCATTGAATGGGAAGCTGAGACACCTAGTTCTAGTTCAGGCTCTGCACCAACCAGCTGTGCGTGACTTTGGGCCCCAGATTCCTCTTCTGTGACATGAAGAATCCATGAGCCCCCTTACAAATTTGACAGCTTATGATTACTCTGTATAGGAAACTAGGAAGGAGAGAGGCCTCTGCATCTGACTTCTCTGTGATAGGATATCTTTGGAGAGAAGAATGTTCGaaaagaccagtctgaccaatcttatttttcaaaaccTCATAGTACATGAGGTTCTATGACAGgaaaagtgaaataagaaaccACAAAGTAGGGACtggtttcattttaaatatttagaaattttcaCAGAAGTTGTTTACTGAGGTCAGGCCTTCTTTGAGATTCTGTGTGCATCCCCATTTTAGGTTTCCTTAACTGTGAACCCCGGAAATGTCCATTTAATGTGCTGTCTGATTAGAACACAGACTTATGTTTCAGGGTCTCTTCTTTTGGTCCTGCCAATTACAAAGTCAGTATTAAAGTATTTTAGACACCGCAGGCAAAATGTCACTAACACTGTCAGTGGTTTACACATCTATTGACCTCTTTATGAAATTATCTCTCAAAGGTATTTCTTTTCCGTGCAGAGGCTTAATACATGttaatatccttttaaaaattctactctAAATCCActcaatttttagctttttgagacaATTTGATGATTATATTGTAAATACATCTTGTTCTGTTAACCTTCAATACGCTTggactaaaaatacaacaatgaatcttttaaaatcagaagactAAAGTGGTCCTTACAAATCCTTTGAGGGGACCTCTCATTGACACTCCAAACCAGAAGTAATTATAGAACATTTGCTTTCAAGCTAAATTTCACAGAAAATACTCACCTAGTGATAGAGTCATTGTTCCTGTGAGGATGAAACCACCCCATGTAAGATTTctgccttctgcataaacatccTGTGTGTGAAAGATTGGTATATGGCAGAAGGATCAGCTGGGTACACAGAGGAGCATGGTGGGGAGCTAAAGGGAGGGCACAACAATGAGGGGATGGCATTATGGCTGTTTtatagatcaggaaactgaggctcagagaggtttcaTCACTTGTCCCAGGCCACACAACTCTTCTTTGGACCAAGGTCTGTATTTTCGAGATGTAAATGCTTCTACCACATCACTCACTTCTGCAGAGTACCTTATAGTGGTTCATCATATCAATCTTGCCTTATACTATCACGTGGAATGAGTTTTCTACACCGAGTGCTAACATTTCTCAACCCCAACCTCAAATCTGTGAAGCTAACCAGGTTCCCTAATAGGCAtaagaaagaaactgagaagaggaaaggaaaatcaCAAAGCCTCAACCACTGTTCTTGGAGGAAGGTATGGAGAAGGGGAAATTTATGAGGCAGTAACAAGTCAGAAGGCATTTCAATAATTAGTTAGTTAAATTGGGGTAAAATACACAACAGGATTTaccatcttaacaatttttaagtgtatagctaagtaacattaaaatacattcacataattgtgcagccatcaccaccttTCATCTCTAGAACACCTTTCATTGCCCCAAACTGAAACTACCATGAAACACTAACTCCATATTCTTCCTCCCCCTGCAGTCCCTGGtggccaccattctactttctgtctctatgaatttgactactctaggtactctAGGTGCTGTATAAGTGGACTTacacagtatttttatttctgtgacttAGCATGTCACTTAGCATATTCAGTCCCATTTTATAATGTAGCTGACTGTTCTAAGGGCTTGTTGATGTGCTTAACCCTGGGACCCTTTAATCAGAACCCTGGGACATGACAAGTCTGCACAAGCAGATGTAGACATCAGGCACTCTTTAGGCATAGGAGATGTAGTGGAAGCATGTACATTTTGAGAAACACAGATCTGGGCTCAAATAagagctgtgtggctttgggcaagtggctggacttctctgagtctcagtttttttcttatctataaaatgtccTCTGATTTTTCTTGTGAGCATTCAATCAGCATGTGCTAGATCAGCAAAAACACTTCAAGGCAGCAACACTACAAAATCGAGGCTTATGTTGGGAATAACATCAAGCAGCTGATATTTGCTGTTTTGTTCACTTGTCTCAGAACATGTTTTGGGGAAAACCAAGGGAGAGAACAAACTCGAGAGGGAGCAGGATGATGATAGTCCTCAGGCCTGGGAAGGATGTTTCTAGTGATTGAGGAGAGTTCTTTGATTTCTGTGATTCCAGGCTGTCAGCTCCTGTGCTTTAAAATATGGTTGCTACAAACAATGTGACTGAAATAATTTTCGTGGGATTTTCCCAGAATTGGAGTGAGCAGAGGGTCATTTCTGTGATGTTTCTCCTCATGTACACAGCTGTTGTGCTGGGCAATGGCCTCATTGtggtgaccatcctggccagcaaaGCGCTCACCTCCCCGATGTATTTCTTTCTCAGCTACTTATCCTTTGTGGAGATCTGCTACTGTTCTGTCACGGCCCCCAAGCTTATCTTTGACTCCTTTATCAAGAGGAAAGTCATTTCTCTCAAGGGCTGCCTCACACAGATGTTTTCCCTCCATTTCTTTGGTGGCACTGAGGCCTTTCTCCTGATGGTGATGGCCTATGACCGctatgtggccatctgcaagccctTGCACTACATGGCCATCATGAACCAGCGAATGTGTGGTCTCCTCGTGGGGTTAGCATAGGGCGGGGGCCTGCTGCATTCTGTTGGGCAAACCTTCCTGATTTTCCAGCTCCCATTCTGTGGCCCCAACATCATGGACCACTACTTCTGTGATGTCCACCCAGTGCTGGAGCTGGCCTGTGCAGACACCTTCTTCATTAGCCTGCTGATCATCACCAATGGCGGCTCCATCTCTGTAGTCAGTTTCTTCGTGCTGATGGCTTTCTACCTGATCATCCTGCACTTCCTGAGAAGCCACAACTTGGAGGGGCAGCACAAGGCCCTCTCCACCTGTGCCTGTCATGTCACAGTTGTCGACCTGTTCTTCATACCTTGCTCCTTGGTCTATATTAGGCCCTGTGTCACCCTCCCTGCAGACAAGATAGTTGCTGTATTTTATACAGTGGTCACACCTCTCTTAAACCCTGTGATTTACTCCTTCAGGAATGCTGAAGTGAAAAATGCCATGAGGAGATTTATTGGGGGAAAAGTAATTTGAGAAGAGAAGTAGATGATTTAGTTAGGGAAAATAGGAGGAGTAAGGGATGGGAAATTGGGGCATGTAAGATCTCACTCTGCATCTACCTTGCCCAATGGAGTGAGTGGCCTTGGGCCAGTCACCTTTTTtgaagtttcagtttcctcatcttatgGGATTGGACAAGATTAAAGGGAGCTCTAGGATGGAGTAAGAGGGGTCTTCTAGTGCTGTGCTTCCAAATCTGACAGTGGCTCTGAGACATATTGGTTGGTCTAAAGAGaataaactcttccagaaaaccaGGTCAGTCTGGGAATGGTGAAGAGGGAGGTGAGGATTGAGAATGACTGTTTCAGGGACCACTGGTCATTATGTCCTATCAGTTTGAACATTCGCATGATTGGAAAGTCTCTTGGCTTGACATACTGAGGTTTTGCTGAGAGGGTTTTAAGCAGGCAAGCTGACTGAGAAGGGTTAGTCCTGAGAATGGAAGACGTTGACTCTTGTCAAGAGATTCACATGAGCTCATGCCAGCATTAGACTCAGGGTTCTCAAGAATCCAAAAGAACAACAGGGAAATTTTAAGCAAATTGAAGGCACTGCTGTCCCATATTTTAACCTTCTTCTTTTGAGTCTTATTCCAGTAGCCACCAGACTATAAGAATGTGCCCAGAACCCTAACTCTAATCCTGCCCCTCACTGTCATCAGATAAATTTTCTTCCACATGCTTTCAGACTCATCaccttcaagcagttctctgatTTCATCACTCTCCTCCTCAAAAATCTTCAATGACTCCCCATTGCCTTCTGAATCAACTATAAATTCCTACTTGATATGAAATACCCTCAAGTCATGACCTTCTCATAATgttagattttcatttttcaattacACTATTAGAGCATACTGTTTTCTGAACATCTCCTTGTGCCCTCCACCTATAATATTTTCCTTATCTCTACCTATTAACATCCTACCTACCCTCCATGGCCCATCTGAAATTCTCCTATCTTTAGGAAGCCCCCATGTTTATCTTATCTGGgtatgtcattttctttctttgaattctCACAGCACTCAGTGGGAATCCTTTAGGGCTGTTACTAcctttatttcaaagtttatttctCCCCAGTAGACTGTGACTCCTTTGAGAATGTGGCTTGAATTTTATTCATCTGTGTATCTCTAAATagcaaaacaataaatatttggtcAATTAAATTTCTGGATGTCATTAGCACTTCAGATTGTAGGTGGACAATGGTTGTTATATCTCTCATTTCATGTAAATAATCTAAGTAATATATCAGTCACATCACTCAAGACAAACCAGTAATCCTTCCTGATATTGTTTCTGAGAATATCATTTATGTATAAATAAGGAGcatgtatgtatttgtatttttttacaaTGAACTAAGAGATTTAATGCTTTAACTAACTTGATTCTAAAACACACTGGTGAAGTGGGTATGAGTACAGAAGAAGAGATTGGAGATTGGGGAGGCAGGTGTCTTGATCAAGGTCACCAGTTAGTAACCCATGAAGCCTGAATTCAAACCTAGCTGTGTCTGATTTCTCAGCCCATGctcttctctgcttctctttaAATGTCACCACACATAAGTATATGTAAGTCTCTGAATTTCAAATCTGAGGGCTGAGAATATCCTATTGTCAGGTAATTCCCTCTGGAATTACTTCAGattaaataaaaagtgttttaaaaaatataaacctgAAATGCTTTTTGGGTGTTCACAGGTATTTCTGGGTCCACAGAGATCCAGTGGCCAGGATACTGGATCTGGAAGTAGAGGGAAGGAAAGCAGGGGCTATGATGCTTCTGCAGGTGAGGCTCCTTGGTTCTCAGGAGGAAAAAACCTGGGCATTGACTGGGTTAGGGTGGGTCATATGTTGCTCAGGTAAttttatgtttctacagattttctGGGTGAAGAGTGGCCTAACGCCTGACATCAAAACTCAATGAACTGGCcaagacaagttttttttttttttgagacagagtttcattcgtATTGttcaaactggagtgcaatggcacgatcttggctcactgcaacctctgcctctggggttcaagcgattctcctgcctcagcctcctgagtagctgggattacaggtgcgcaccaccatgcccagctaatttttttgtatttttagtagaaatggggtttcactatgttagccaggctggtcttgaaatcctgatgccaggtgatccacccaccttggccttccaaagtgatgggattacaggtgtgagacaccacacacAGCCaagattgcttttttttctagTGACATAATGCTGGAAAGGCAGCATTCTTCAGAATATCATAGAAATCAGAAAATGGGAAATAAGAGGCAAAAGATTAATATGAATTATGCATCCACCAATTAAGTTTCCTAACATTTAATTATCAGGACTGCGCTGTCCCATTGGTGGTGCGATTCATTTTGCAGGTGGGGAAACTGCAGGTCAAGGACTGTTTCTAAACCCTCAATGTTTCTTCTACACCAGTTGTTTGTGAACTATGTAGGATTCAGTGTCCAGAATTCTGCAGGTATCTGAGGGACTGGGGTAAAAGCAGAGCAGGAAAGGACAGGAGACATATGAATGGGTAATCAGCAGCTGATTaccttaaaaaaatctattttatataagATTTACTTTGATAAAAAATACTCAAAACcttaaaaaagcttaaaaatcaCTATAACAAAGCATgcttatacttttaattttgattgGTCATAGCCAAGTCTTCTGTGGGTCGGTTATAGAGGGGCAGACGTTAGGAAATGACCTCTATTTCCAAAAAGGGAAGCAGAATCAAGCCTTCTTCCAAAGTTCCAGTGCCAGAGAGTCAGGCAAGAACCTCCTCAATGACAGTTAAGGCATGCCTCAGAAAATGCAGCATATCCAGTGCAGGTGAATGCCCTTGAACATGATATGCTGACCCAGCCAGCTCTGAAATGGCCTCACTTCTTGGGGTGATGCCGCACCCAAATTGCATTTTTCCATTATGTTTGCAGACTGAATCTCTTTGCCATGAGACTCATAGCATTTagagttttcatatatatatttttgaaaa
This genomic window from Pan troglodytes isolate AG18354 chromosome 9, NHGRI_mPanTro3-v2.0_pri, whole genome shotgun sequence contains:
- the LOC466513 gene encoding LOW QUALITY PROTEIN: olfactory receptor 4X1 (The sequence of the model RefSeq protein was modified relative to this genomic sequence to represent the inferred CDS: substituted 1 base at 1 genomic stop codon) — encoded protein: MVATNNVTEIIFVGFSQNWSEQRVISVMFLLMYTAVVLGNGLIVVTILASKALTSPMYFFLSYLSFVEICYCSVTAPKLIFDSFIKRKVISLKGCLTQMFSLHFFGGTEAFLLMVMAYDRYVAICKPLHYMAIMNQRMCGLLVGLAXGGGLLHSVGQTFLIFQLPFCGPNIMDHYFCDVHPVLELACADTFFISLLIITNGGSISVVSFFVLMAFYLIILHFLRSHNLEGQHKALSTCACHVTVVDLFFIPCSLVYIRPCVTLPADKIVAVFYTVVTPLLNPVIYSFRNAEVKNAMRRFIGGKVI